From one Planktothrix agardhii NIES-204 genomic stretch:
- a CDS encoding xanthine dehydrogenase molybdopterin binding subunit → MKDNNNNNKSKPHESAVGHVTGKAIYTDDQRLPHGMLYLWPVLSPYAKAKLLKIDSSNLDNILGFVTILTANDIKGNNNTGTIKHDEVLLPADEINYWGQPVVWVVAETENAAQKAAETIKIDYEVLTPILTIKDAIKNNSFHADKNIMSRGNITNDLQKSEFILTGEIEIPGQDHFYLETQVSWVIPNMEDNYQVYSSTQHPSETQAIISEVLGIPRNQIVVTCLRMGGAFGGKETQANPTAAIAALAAQKTGRPARVRLKRDQDMITTGKRHPFLCQYQVGFNSEGQLLALDIDLYSDGGWSADLSFPILQRAMFHLDNCYYIPNLEIRGQVVKTNKVSNTAFRGFGGPQGMVIIEEIIDRIARQLGLPAELVRERNFYHGEAETNTTHYGQEIFDNRILRVWEEVKLKSNFAQRKIEIAQFNQNNNYQKRGLAITSVKFGISFTKTEYNQGGALILIYLDGSIQLNHGGTEMGQGLQTKMLQVASQALGVNIERFRIMPTSTDKVPNTSATAASSGSDLNGQAIKNACKILKKRLSKVAAKLLNLDEPQELIFDQDWIYCQTYPSQKIEFNQVVKQAYNQRVSLSTTGYYRTPNIYYDPKIGKGRPFYYYAYGAAVSEVEIDGLTGTFKLRQVDIVHDVGESLNPLIDIGQIEGGFVQGMGWLTMEELIWDESGKLKTFAPSTYKIPTIKEVPKNFQVHLLQRAAQDGVIYGSKAVGEPPFMLAISVREAIKEAIAAFGKTDSVFLASPATPEAILNAIEQVQLKLVDS, encoded by the coding sequence ATGAAAGACAATAATAACAATAATAAATCTAAACCCCATGAAAGCGCCGTTGGTCATGTTACGGGAAAAGCGATTTATACCGATGACCAAAGATTACCCCACGGAATGTTATATTTATGGCCAGTATTATCTCCTTATGCTAAAGCTAAACTATTAAAAATTGATAGTTCAAATTTAGATAATATTCTGGGGTTTGTTACTATTTTAACAGCAAATGATATCAAAGGTAATAATAACACCGGAACTATTAAACACGATGAAGTCCTATTACCTGCGGATGAAATTAACTATTGGGGTCAACCTGTGGTTTGGGTAGTTGCAGAAACAGAAAATGCAGCCCAAAAAGCAGCCGAAACTATAAAAATTGACTATGAAGTATTAACGCCTATTTTAACAATTAAAGACGCAATTAAAAATAATAGTTTTCACGCGGATAAAAATATTATGAGTCGGGGAAATATCACTAATGATTTACAGAAATCTGAATTTATTTTAACTGGAGAGATTGAAATTCCAGGTCAAGATCATTTTTATTTAGAAACTCAAGTTAGTTGGGTTATTCCCAATATGGAAGACAATTATCAAGTCTATTCCTCGACTCAACATCCTAGTGAAACTCAAGCGATTATTTCCGAGGTTTTAGGAATTCCTAGAAATCAAATAGTTGTCACTTGTTTACGCATGGGAGGCGCGTTTGGAGGCAAAGAAACCCAAGCTAATCCTACCGCAGCAATAGCCGCTTTAGCCGCTCAAAAAACCGGACGTCCGGCGCGAGTTCGACTCAAAAGAGATCAAGATATGATTACCACCGGAAAACGACATCCTTTTTTATGTCAATATCAAGTAGGATTTAACTCGGAAGGTCAACTTTTAGCCCTAGATATTGATTTATATTCCGATGGCGGTTGGAGTGCGGATTTATCCTTTCCTATTTTACAACGGGCGATGTTTCATTTGGATAATTGTTATTATATTCCTAACTTAGAAATTAGAGGTCAAGTTGTTAAAACTAATAAAGTTTCTAATACGGCTTTTAGGGGATTTGGTGGGCCACAGGGTATGGTAATTATTGAAGAAATAATTGATAGAATTGCGCGTCAATTGGGATTACCTGCTGAATTAGTCAGAGAACGTAATTTTTATCACGGTGAAGCAGAAACTAATACTACCCATTATGGTCAAGAAATTTTTGATAATCGGATTTTAAGGGTTTGGGAAGAAGTTAAATTAAAATCAAATTTTGCCCAGCGAAAAATAGAAATAGCACAATTTAATCAAAATAATAATTATCAAAAACGCGGGTTAGCAATTACCTCAGTTAAATTCGGAATTTCCTTTACTAAAACCGAATATAATCAAGGGGGTGCTTTAATTTTAATTTACCTAGATGGGAGTATTCAACTTAATCATGGGGGGACGGAAATGGGTCAGGGTTTACAAACTAAAATGTTACAGGTTGCTTCCCAAGCATTAGGGGTAAATATTGAACGCTTTAGAATTATGCCCACAAGTACGGATAAAGTCCCTAATACCTCTGCTACGGCTGCTTCTAGTGGTTCTGACTTAAATGGTCAAGCGATTAAAAATGCCTGTAAAATCCTCAAAAAAAGATTATCAAAAGTCGCGGCAAAGTTGTTAAATCTTGATGAACCTCAAGAATTAATTTTTGATCAAGATTGGATTTATTGTCAAACTTATCCTAGTCAAAAAATAGAATTTAATCAGGTGGTTAAACAAGCCTATAATCAACGGGTAAGTTTATCAACAACGGGTTATTATCGGACTCCTAATATTTATTATGATCCCAAAATAGGCAAGGGTAGACCTTTCTATTATTATGCTTATGGGGCGGCGGTAAGTGAAGTGGAAATAGATGGATTGACAGGGACTTTTAAACTGCGTCAAGTGGATATTGTTCATGATGTGGGAGAATCCTTAAATCCTTTAATTGATATTGGACAAATAGAAGGAGGTTTTGTGCAGGGAATGGGATGGTTAACCATGGAAGAATTGATTTGGGATGAGTCAGGAAAATTAAAAACTTTTGCCCCCAGTACCTATAAAATTCCGACGATTAAAGAAGTTCCTAAAAATTTTCAGGTTCATTTATTACAACGGGCGGCACAGGATGGGGTAATTTATGGAAGTAAAGCGGTGGGAGAACCTCCTTTTATGTTAGCAATTTCTGTTAGAGAAGCAATTAAAGAAGCTATTGCAGCTTTTGGTAAAACTGATTCGGTTTTTTTAGCTTCTCCTGCTACCCCAGAAGCCATTTTAAACGCTATTGAACAGGTACAATTAAAATTAGTTGATTCTTAA
- a CDS encoding putative aspartate racemase, with amino-acid sequence MNQLIKQQAIPGIIGGLGPLAHIELERHLIAINQGRGACCDQEYPVWFLINATDIPDRTQSIIGEVENCTPWLVKYGKILQTAGADFLVIPCNTSHAFYDQVQPQLNIPWIHWMQSTSIFIKTNYPQYQNIGVLATTGTLKTQLYHQSLTALGLNYIQPDLNSEVQNQIMNAIYHPIWGIKATGIQVSAPALEILVNATYWLADQGAELVIAGCTELSVGFDYLTDLPLIWVDPMKIMAEITLDLAWGYSAI; translated from the coding sequence ATGAACCAGCTAATCAAACAACAAGCAATTCCGGGAATTATTGGGGGGTTAGGGCCTTTAGCTCATATTGAATTAGAGCGTCACTTAATTGCTATAAATCAAGGGCGAGGAGCCTGTTGTGATCAAGAGTATCCCGTTTGGTTTTTAATTAATGCTACGGATATTCCTGACCGGACTCAAAGTATTATTGGAGAGGTGGAAAATTGCACCCCTTGGTTAGTTAAATATGGCAAAATTTTACAAACCGCCGGGGCTGATTTTTTAGTGATTCCTTGTAATACTTCCCATGCTTTTTATGATCAAGTTCAACCTCAATTAAATATTCCTTGGATTCATTGGATGCAGTCTACAAGTATATTCATTAAAACCAATTATCCGCAATATCAAAATATTGGGGTTTTAGCAACCACAGGAACACTCAAAACCCAACTTTATCACCAGAGTTTAACCGCATTAGGACTAAATTATATTCAACCTGACTTAAATTCTGAAGTCCAAAACCAGATTATGAATGCCATTTATCATCCAATTTGGGGCATTAAAGCCACAGGAATTCAAGTTTCTGCCCCGGCTTTAGAAATCTTAGTTAATGCGACTTATTGGTTAGCAGATCAAGGAGCAGAATTAGTGATTGCTGGATGTACGGAACTTTCTGTAGGTTTTGATTATTTAACAGATCTGCCTTTGATTTGGGTTGATCCGATGAAAATTATGGCCGAAATTACTTTAGATTTAGCTTGGGGATATTCTGCAATTTAG
- a CDS encoding two-component hybrid histidine kinase — MKNSKGSKTQVLQQQLEAEIKARQQLEIALQERQSHWRDLFHLSPIGMVEISLEGKFLEVNSSFCKFVGYSQAELIEFQFNQITHPDDQNISFESFNQLITQKISQFQLEKRYQHKQGHWVYAIVNGYLRLDAQGKPYSVMTQIQNITQRKLAEEDIKEREEYLRLILNNIPQQVFWKDTNLVFRGCNTNWAEAAKLESPEYVRGKTDHDLFSDPKIGDFFRAQDRRVMASKQAEMHLIAPKQKLSADGRQLWLDISRIPMQDSDGNVIGILGVIEDITERKEIDEKLRLTQFSIEKSRDYFLFTDSKAQFFDVNEAACNALGYSREELLKMQVKDIDVQALDDAWPISWEELKQQGSFTFESVHLTKTGQEISVEITLSYLEYNNKEYGCAIVRDICDRKQAEIALQQAKESAETANRAKSEFLARMSHELRTPMNAILGFTQLIERDLKRNPLVLLAEHQEHLDIIGRSGEHLLNLINDVLEMSKIEAGQIVLNPSKFDLPRLLDSIKDMLAFKAKSKGLEFNIISDLGMAEYIETDESKLRQVLINLLGNSIKFTKKGSITLKVKPLNNQISPNQILLGFEIEDTGSGISAEELELLFQPFIQTETGRKSEQGTGLGLSISKQFVQLMGGEITVNSQVGKGTIFQFYIQANLAIFSDIRSEELTRRVINLAPNQPNYRILVVDDNWTNRQLVIKVLKPLGFQLKEAENGQEAVTIWENWQPDLIFMDMRMPIMNGYEATQRIKQHLQAGQSTVIIALTASALQQDQLVSLSAGCDDFIRKPFRVDLLFEKLSEHLGISFIYEENLEDLKTSTLELNQLAELTPEVLELLAKPIVQELYQAGLKLNSRLVAEAVKKIPLSQESIGKLLTQLADDFRYDVIIDLTKAIAENN; from the coding sequence ATGAAAAATTCTAAAGGGTCAAAAACACAAGTATTACAACAGCAACTCGAAGCAGAAATTAAAGCGCGTCAGCAACTGGAAATTGCACTCCAAGAAAGGCAATCCCATTGGCGAGATTTATTCCACTTATCTCCGATTGGAATGGTAGAAATTTCCTTGGAGGGGAAGTTTTTAGAAGTCAATTCTTCTTTTTGTAAGTTTGTGGGGTATTCTCAAGCTGAACTAATCGAATTTCAATTTAATCAAATTACCCATCCTGATGATCAAAACATTAGTTTTGAATCTTTCAATCAGTTAATTACTCAAAAAATATCACAATTTCAACTAGAAAAACGTTATCAACATAAACAAGGACATTGGGTTTATGCGATTGTCAATGGTTATTTACGTTTAGATGCTCAGGGGAAACCTTATTCTGTGATGACTCAAATTCAGAATATTACCCAACGTAAATTAGCGGAAGAAGATATTAAAGAACGAGAGGAATATTTACGTTTAATTTTAAATAATATTCCTCAACAAGTGTTTTGGAAAGACACCAATTTAGTCTTTAGAGGGTGTAATACAAATTGGGCAGAAGCCGCTAAGTTAGAAAGTCCAGAATATGTGAGGGGAAAAACCGATCATGATTTATTTTCTGATCCTAAAATTGGAGACTTTTTTCGCGCCCAAGATCGGCGGGTAATGGCATCTAAACAAGCGGAAATGCACTTAATTGCACCCAAACAAAAACTTTCTGCTGATGGGCGACAATTATGGTTAGATATTAGTCGGATTCCCATGCAGGATTCTGATGGAAATGTGATTGGAATTTTGGGGGTAATTGAAGATATTACGGAACGAAAAGAAATTGATGAAAAATTGAGATTAACGCAGTTTTCTATTGAAAAATCAAGGGATTATTTCTTATTTACAGATAGTAAAGCACAATTTTTTGATGTTAATGAAGCCGCTTGTAATGCTTTGGGATATTCCAGAGAAGAATTATTGAAAATGCAGGTTAAAGATATTGATGTTCAAGCACTTGATGATGCCTGGCCAATTTCTTGGGAGGAGTTAAAACAACAGGGTTCTTTTACCTTTGAATCTGTTCATTTAACCAAAACAGGTCAAGAAATTAGTGTTGAAATTACGCTCAGTTATTTAGAATATAATAATAAAGAATACGGTTGTGCAATTGTTCGGGATATTTGCGATCGCAAACAAGCTGAAATTGCCTTACAGCAAGCTAAAGAATCGGCGGAAACCGCAAATCGTGCTAAGAGTGAATTTCTCGCCCGCATGAGTCATGAATTGCGAACACCGATGAATGCTATTCTAGGATTTACGCAACTAATAGAACGAGATTTAAAGCGAAATCCTTTGGTATTGTTAGCCGAACATCAAGAGCATTTAGACATTATTGGTCGCAGTGGTGAACATCTGTTGAATTTAATTAATGATGTTTTAGAGATGTCTAAAATTGAAGCGGGACAAATTGTATTAAATCCCAGTAAGTTTGATTTACCGCGTCTTCTTGATTCGATTAAAGATATGTTAGCATTTAAAGCCAAATCTAAAGGTTTAGAGTTTAATATTATTTCCGATTTGGGTATGGCTGAATATATTGAAACTGATGAAAGTAAATTGCGACAGGTATTAATTAATCTATTAGGAAATTCAATTAAATTTACCAAAAAAGGGTCTATTACTTTAAAAGTTAAACCCTTAAATAATCAGATATCCCCAAATCAAATTTTACTCGGCTTTGAAATTGAAGATACTGGATCGGGAATTTCAGCAGAAGAATTAGAATTACTATTCCAACCGTTTATCCAAACTGAAACAGGCCGAAAATCTGAACAAGGAACTGGATTAGGTCTATCTATTAGTAAACAGTTTGTGCAATTAATGGGAGGAGAAATAACCGTCAATAGTCAAGTCGGAAAAGGCACAATATTTCAATTTTATATTCAAGCTAATTTAGCTATTTTTTCCGATATTCGTTCTGAAGAATTGACCCGACGAGTCATCAATTTAGCCCCCAATCAACCTAACTATCGGATTTTAGTAGTTGATGATAATTGGACAAATAGACAGTTAGTGATTAAGGTTTTAAAACCCTTGGGATTTCAATTAAAAGAAGCAGAAAATGGTCAAGAAGCCGTTACAATTTGGGAGAATTGGCAACCAGATTTAATTTTTATGGATATGCGAATGCCGATTATGAATGGCTATGAAGCAACCCAAAGGATTAAACAGCATTTACAAGCAGGTCAATCTACGGTGATTATTGCCTTAACTGCTAGTGCTTTACAACAGGATCAATTAGTGTCTTTATCGGCGGGATGTGATGATTTTATTAGAAAACCCTTTCGAGTTGATTTGTTATTTGAAAAACTTTCTGAACATTTAGGAATTAGTTTTATTTATGAAGAAAATTTAGAGGATTTAAAAACCTCGACCTTAGAATTAAACCAGCTTGCAGAATTAACTCCAGAGGTGTTAGAATTATTGGCAAAACCGATTGTTCAAGAGTTATATCAAGCCGGATTAAAACTTAACTCTAGGTTAGTTGCTGAAGCGGTTAAAAAGATTCCACTTTCTCAAGAGTCGATTGGTAAATTATTAACTCAATTAGCCGATGATTTTCGGTATGATGTAATTATTGATTTAACAAAAGCGATCGCTGAAAATAATTAA
- a CDS encoding xanthine dehydrogenase accessory factor, whose product MIQFYQQLIQVLNQGDVVVATVTRIKGSVPREMGAKMIICADGRTFDTIGGGAGEFKVIQQAREVLKTGNKQLVEIDLSGAPERETQGVCGGLMQVLLERWSGEKAIALTEKILRNLEIGKSVIIVTSFDQTFPYLLTKNNPISISDQTFIETLKPSPILLIIGAGHIGEKLSQIADFIGFKIIIQDSRTELTNPERFPPFTKIFNQSVSNVLEQLTSHKNLYIALVNRGYIQDIEALKVILNWDLSYQYIGMIGSQKRINWVYQDLQESGISPHQLEKIHAPIGLEIGALTPEEIAISIGAELIRVYREK is encoded by the coding sequence ATGATTCAATTCTACCAGCAACTTATTCAAGTTTTAAATCAAGGGGATGTGGTGGTGGCAACTGTCACCCGGATTAAAGGTTCAGTCCCTAGAGAAATGGGGGCTAAAATGATCATTTGTGCCGATGGTAGAACTTTTGATACAATTGGAGGAGGCGCGGGAGAATTTAAAGTCATTCAGCAAGCTAGGGAAGTCTTAAAAACTGGAAACAAGCAATTAGTTGAAATTGACCTATCCGGTGCTCCTGAACGTGAAACTCAGGGGGTTTGTGGGGGATTAATGCAGGTTTTATTAGAAAGATGGTCAGGGGAAAAAGCGATCGCATTAACGGAAAAAATTTTACGGAATTTAGAAATAGGAAAATCTGTTATTATTGTAACTTCTTTTGATCAAACTTTTCCCTATTTACTGACTAAAAACAACCCAATTTCAATCTCTGATCAGACCTTTATAGAAACTCTAAAACCCTCGCCAATTTTATTAATTATAGGCGCGGGTCATATTGGAGAAAAGTTATCTCAAATAGCTGATTTTATTGGCTTTAAAATTATTATCCAAGACTCTCGTACTGAGTTAACTAATCCAGAACGATTTCCTCCTTTTACCAAGATTTTTAATCAAAGTGTCAGCAATGTTTTAGAACAATTGACATCCCATAAAAACCTATATATTGCCTTGGTAAATCGAGGATATATTCAAGATATTGAAGCCTTAAAGGTAATTTTAAATTGGGATTTATCCTATCAATATATTGGAATGATTGGGAGTCAAAAACGGATTAACTGGGTTTACCAAGATTTACAGGAATCTGGAATTTCTCCCCATCAACTCGAAAAAATTCATGCTCCCATTGGATTAGAAATTGGGGCGTTAACCCCCGAAGAAATCGCCATTAGTATTGGTGCAGAATTAATTCGAGTTTATCGAGAAAAATAG
- the glgA_1 gene encoding glycogen synthase, whose translation MRILFVAAEAAPLAKVGGMGDVVGALPQVLRAMGHDVRIFMPYYGFLADKIKVPKDPIWWGNAMYQRFAVFETVFPKTDVPLYLFGHPSFMPRRVYYGEDEEWRFTLFSSGAAEFAWNYWKPHIIHCHDWHTGMIPVWMQETPDIATIFTIHNLAYQGPWRWYLERITWCPWYMQGHNTMAAAVQAADRVTTVSPTYAEQIQTAAYGENLEGLLSFVSGKMTGILNGIDTNSYNPATDPYIPERFTADSLENRRANKVAIQEEVGLEVNSNTFLMGMVTRLVDQKGIDLVIQIMDQFLSYSDSQLIVLGTGDRYYETQLWHMASRYPGRMTTQLLFNDALSRRIYAGCDAFIMPSRFEPCGISQMLAMRYGCIPIVRRTGGLVDTVSYNDPINYHGTGYCFDRYEPLDFYTSMVRASEAFRFKDQWRELQRRAMGQNFSWENSAKEYIQLYNNVMDGYGGVSNEPAPEPAPPQPPPPTPGVVV comes from the coding sequence ATGCGAATTCTATTTGTCGCCGCAGAAGCGGCACCTTTAGCAAAAGTAGGTGGGATGGGAGATGTGGTCGGTGCATTGCCGCAGGTGTTGCGGGCAATGGGACACGATGTTCGCATCTTTATGCCCTATTATGGCTTTCTCGCCGATAAGATCAAAGTCCCCAAAGACCCGATCTGGTGGGGAAATGCCATGTATCAGCGTTTCGCTGTCTTTGAAACGGTATTTCCAAAAACAGATGTGCCATTATATTTATTTGGGCATCCCTCTTTTATGCCTCGTCGCGTTTATTACGGAGAGGATGAGGAGTGGCGGTTCACTTTATTTTCTAGTGGTGCGGCGGAATTTGCCTGGAATTATTGGAAACCCCATATCATTCACTGCCACGACTGGCATACCGGAATGATCCCTGTCTGGATGCAAGAAACACCGGATATTGCCACAATCTTCACTATTCATAATTTAGCATATCAAGGGCCTTGGCGTTGGTATTTGGAACGAATTACTTGGTGTCCTTGGTATATGCAGGGTCACAACACCATGGCGGCGGCGGTACAAGCCGCTGACCGAGTAACAACGGTTTCACCGACTTATGCTGAACAAATTCAAACCGCAGCTTATGGGGAAAATTTAGAAGGATTACTTTCCTTTGTCAGTGGCAAAATGACGGGAATTTTAAATGGAATTGATACGAATTCCTATAACCCGGCGACTGACCCTTATATTCCCGAACGGTTTACGGCTGATAGTTTGGAAAATCGCCGCGCCAATAAAGTTGCCATTCAAGAAGAAGTGGGATTAGAAGTTAATTCTAATACTTTTTTAATGGGGATGGTCACCCGATTAGTCGATCAGAAAGGGATTGATCTGGTAATACAAATTATGGATCAATTCTTATCCTATAGCGATTCTCAATTGATTGTTTTAGGAACGGGCGATCGCTATTATGAAACCCAATTATGGCACATGGCTTCCCGTTATCCAGGTCGGATGACGACACAATTATTGTTTAATGATGCCCTATCAAGGCGGATTTATGCGGGTTGTGATGCCTTTATTATGCCAAGTCGGTTTGAACCCTGCGGCATTAGTCAAATGTTGGCGATGCGTTATGGTTGTATTCCGATTGTTCGACGGACGGGCGGTTTAGTTGATACGGTATCCTATAATGATCCGATTAATTATCATGGTACGGGATACTGTTTTGATCGCTATGAACCCTTAGATTTTTATACCTCAATGGTTCGGGCGTCCGAAGCTTTCCGGTTTAAAGATCAATGGCGAGAACTGCAACGTCGGGCGATGGGTCAAAACTTTAGTTGGGAAAATTCCGCTAAAGAGTATATCCAACTTTACAACAATGTGATGGATGGTTATGGCGGTGTTTCTAATGAACCCGCACCCGAACCCGCACCACCTCAACCACCACCACCAACTCCTGGTGTTGTAGTTTAA
- a CDS encoding molybdopterin dehydrogenase FAD-binding protein yields the protein MQNNTFSLIINSQKVDIQDLSPTLTLLEYLRSSGRVGTKEGCGDGDCGACTVAVVGQGANGQPQYLAMNSCLIPLAMMAGREIITVEGVGKYGLHPLQEAMVSLGGSQCGYCTPGFIMSLFAAYYNGQVDDESLEGNLCRCTGYLPIIKAAEAVNNSHPCDQFSHRLQQINSQLNYIEYITPCQQFFRPIQLSEVLYLLQQYPQAQLIAGGTDLGLEISHHRQEFPTLISLESVTELQQMHHNSDTVEIGAAIPLSYIQAQLREIFPSLDEMLTWFAGKQIRNRATIGGNIATASPIGDLAPVLLSLDAQIRLASLTGERIIAIAEFFQGYRQTQLQPQEVIISIIMPKTITQNAVTRFSQSYKVGKRGTDDISIVSAAFTIDLDTNNTIIYARLAYGGVAAIPLRAIEIEGMLIGKPWNLATIQQAKIMLKNVFNPLTDLRGSASYRKRLVANLFEKFFLEFPPR from the coding sequence ATGCAAAATAACACCTTTAGTCTAATAATTAATAGTCAAAAAGTCGATATCCAAGACCTTTCTCCCACCCTGACTTTATTAGAATATTTGCGAAGTAGTGGACGGGTAGGGACAAAGGAAGGTTGCGGGGATGGGGACTGTGGTGCTTGTACGGTTGCTGTTGTGGGTCAGGGGGCGAACGGACAACCCCAATATCTAGCAATGAATAGTTGTTTAATTCCCCTAGCAATGATGGCGGGGCGGGAAATTATTACCGTTGAAGGTGTTGGGAAATACGGTCTGCATCCGTTACAGGAAGCGATGGTTAGTTTGGGAGGTTCTCAATGTGGATATTGTACCCCGGGCTTTATTATGAGTTTATTTGCTGCGTACTATAACGGTCAGGTTGATGATGAATCTTTAGAAGGGAATTTATGTCGATGTACGGGTTATTTACCGATTATTAAAGCAGCAGAAGCTGTTAATAACTCCCATCCCTGTGATCAATTTAGTCACCGTTTACAACAAATTAATTCACAACTTAATTATATCGAATATATTACCCCTTGTCAACAGTTTTTCCGTCCGATTCAACTTTCAGAAGTTTTATATCTTTTACAACAATATCCCCAAGCTCAATTAATTGCAGGTGGAACGGATTTAGGTTTAGAAATTAGTCATCATCGCCAAGAATTTCCTACCCTAATTTCTTTAGAATCCGTTACAGAACTCCAACAAATGCACCACAATTCAGATACAGTAGAAATTGGTGCTGCTATTCCTTTGAGTTATATTCAAGCACAATTAAGGGAAATATTTCCGAGTTTAGATGAAATGTTAACCTGGTTTGCGGGTAAACAAATTCGTAACCGTGCTACTATTGGAGGTAATATTGCTACAGCATCTCCCATTGGAGATTTAGCCCCGGTTTTATTATCTTTAGATGCTCAAATACGGTTAGCAAGTTTAACCGGAGAACGAATTATTGCTATTGCTGAATTTTTTCAAGGTTATCGTCAAACCCAATTACAACCCCAAGAAGTAATTATTTCAATTATTATGCCTAAAACCATTACTCAAAATGCAGTGACGCGTTTTAGTCAATCCTATAAAGTCGGAAAACGGGGGACAGATGATATTAGTATTGTTTCCGCAGCCTTTACAATTGATTTGGATACAAATAATACAATTATTTATGCTAGACTCGCCTATGGTGGAGTCGCAGCAATTCCCCTAAGAGCGATTGAGATTGAAGGAATGTTAATCGGAAAACCCTGGAATTTAGCAACTATTCAACAGGCTAAAATTATGTTAAAAAATGTTTTTAATCCCTTGACGGATTTACGGGGAAGTGCTAGTTATAGAAAACGATTAGTTGCTAATTTGTTTGAAAAGTTTTTCCTAGAATTTCCTCCCCGATAA
- a CDS encoding two-component hybrid histidine kinase → MSDHQGHILIVDDTPDNLRLLSKTLSEQGYEVQCAINGKLALMAVKHEPPDLILLDIKMPEMDGYEVCERLKMQEETAAIPVIFLSALDDVFDKVKAFTVGGVDYITKPFQVEEVFARIENQLTIRRLQQKLQNKNIKLEQLNQELKRSNRDLEEFAYVVSHDLQQPLQTITGFAELLLALKSEINLEQEAEEYVSPILEEGIRMQELIKNLLEYSRVGTKKRNFEPTDCQEILRKSLADLHSIIENSLAIVTCEKLPILMADRIQLGQLFQNLIANGIKYQSPNIQPKIVISVQEKPEEWLFRVEDNGIGIKPENFDRIFQVFQRLHTNQEYPGTGVGLAICKKIIERHQGRIWLESEWQIGTTFYFTLPKLDQGN, encoded by the coding sequence ATGTCAGATCATCAAGGTCATATTTTAATTGTTGATGACACCCCCGATAACTTAAGACTGTTATCCAAAACTTTAAGTGAACAGGGGTACGAGGTTCAATGTGCTATTAATGGAAAATTAGCATTAATGGCGGTAAAACATGAGCCACCGGATTTAATTTTATTAGATATTAAAATGCCAGAAATGGACGGGTATGAAGTTTGTGAACGCCTAAAAATGCAAGAAGAAACGGCTGCAATCCCAGTAATTTTTTTAAGTGCCTTGGATGATGTTTTCGATAAAGTTAAAGCCTTTACTGTTGGGGGTGTGGATTATATTACTAAACCCTTTCAGGTAGAAGAAGTTTTTGCTCGAATTGAAAATCAACTGACCATTCGCCGTTTACAACAAAAACTACAAAATAAAAATATTAAACTGGAACAATTAAATCAAGAGTTAAAGCGTTCTAATCGAGATTTAGAAGAATTTGCCTATGTCGTTTCTCACGATTTACAGCAACCTTTACAAACAATCACGGGATTTGCAGAACTGTTATTAGCCTTAAAATCCGAAATCAATTTAGAACAAGAAGCGGAGGAATATGTTAGCCCAATTTTAGAAGAGGGGATTAGAATGCAAGAACTAATCAAAAACTTGTTAGAATATAGCCGAGTCGGAACCAAAAAACGTAACTTTGAACCGACAGACTGTCAGGAAATTTTAAGAAAATCTTTAGCTGATTTACATAGTATAATTGAAAATAGTCTTGCAATTGTTACTTGTGAGAAGCTACCAATACTAATGGCAGATCGGATTCAATTAGGACAGTTATTTCAGAACTTAATTGCGAATGGAATTAAATACCAAAGTCCTAATATTCAACCTAAAATCGTAATTTCTGTTCAAGAAAAACCCGAAGAATGGCTATTTAGAGTTGAGGATAATGGGATCGGGATTAAACCAGAAAATTTTGATCGGATTTTTCAAGTATTTCAGCGTCTTCACACCAATCAAGAGTATCCAGGAACTGGGGTGGGGTTAGCTATTTGTAAAAAGATCATTGAACGTCATCAAGGGAGAATTTGGTTAGAATCAGAATGGCAAATTGGAACCACATTCTACTTTACCTTACCAAAATTAGATCAGGGTAATTAA